The DNA window CGTATCATGAGTAAGCTGCTGGGATTGATAAGATTCCGCCCCATCATAAAGCCAGAATCCCACGGAGAAACAAAAGTGattgacgatgaggacgaagagcaGACGGATGTCGGCGAGCGCAagcaaacagcagcagatcGAGTGAGcgtcaagatggaagaagacgagaagctcGACATCAAGCCTGAATCCTTCGAGGACGATGTCTCAATGAAGGACATTCCTCTTGCCCAGACAACTCCATCTCAGTCGCCGCTATTATCCTCGCCGCTACCATTTCGACGACCCCCTCCTGTTATTTACggattcttcatcatctccacGACGGTCTGCTTATTCACCGTCGACTCATCCAAAGATGAATCCTCTATGAATCTCAGCCTTCATCTCGACATGAACTTTCACGACCAGAGCCAGAGCGTGTGGAACGCCCTGACTGTGGCGATTGTGGCATGCCTCGCGAGAGACGATATGATGACCAGGATGGATGATTTTGAGGAGCAGAGAGTAGTCGAGGAGAGTGATGTGGATGCCTGATATTGGCTATATGGAGTGAAACAATAAGAGAAGGTTGCCAATGGGTCCTATTTGTTTGTGTGGGATTTGTTTATTGTTTGACGCGAGTGCTGTTAGTATCCATCTGGTCATCGATTTCTTCGTCTGGTTGACGCACCATGGGTTCGATATTGCCCCCTCTTATGTCTACCACATACCGATAGTTGGACTCACCTTCTAGGTATTCTTGGCCTGTTTGCACAAAATTGTATTCGACT is part of the Trichoderma atroviride chromosome 1, complete sequence genome and encodes:
- a CDS encoding uncharacterized protein (EggNog:ENOG41~TransMembrane:1 (o47-64i)), with amino-acid sequence MEEDEKLDIKPESFEDDVSMKDIPLAQTTPSQSPLLSSPLPFRRPPPVIYGFFIISTTVCLFTVDSSKDESSMNLSLHLDMNFHDQSQSVWNALTVAIVACLARDDMMTRMDDFEEQRVVEERK